One Nocardia iowensis DNA window includes the following coding sequences:
- a CDS encoding cytochrome P450: protein MTTPSIPAGFDFTDPNVLATRLPVQEFAELRRTSPVWWCAQSGRASGFDDGGYWVVSKLAHIKEISKNPELFSSHENGSIIRFNEDVTPEQIGMLGDMLLINLDPPKHTKLRRIISKGFTPRAIESLRAALTERAAKIVHEAKKAGSGDFVEQVACELPLQAIAELIGIPQEDRKKIFDWSNQMISYDDPEFEGDHQAATAEVMGYAWNMAEDRRKCPAEDIVTQLVNADIDGDGLASDEFAFFVILLSVAGNETTRNSITHGMKAFVDNPEQWELYKEQRPRTAPDEIVRWATPVTAFQRTATQDLELGGQQIKKGQRLGLFYSSANFDEDAFQDPFSFDVLRNPNPHVGFGGTGTHYCVGANLARLQIDLMFNAIADAMPNLRQVAEPVRLRSGWLNGIKRWDVEYA from the coding sequence GTGACCACGCCCTCGATCCCCGCAGGATTCGACTTCACCGACCCCAATGTGCTCGCCACCCGACTGCCCGTCCAGGAATTCGCCGAGCTGCGCCGCACTTCCCCCGTGTGGTGGTGCGCGCAGTCCGGCCGGGCCAGCGGCTTCGACGACGGCGGCTACTGGGTCGTCTCCAAACTCGCCCACATCAAAGAGATCTCGAAGAACCCGGAGCTGTTCTCCTCGCACGAGAACGGCTCCATCATCCGGTTCAACGAGGACGTCACCCCCGAGCAGATCGGCATGCTCGGCGACATGCTGCTGATCAACCTCGATCCGCCCAAGCACACCAAGCTGCGCCGCATCATTTCCAAGGGCTTCACGCCGCGCGCGATCGAGAGCCTGCGCGCGGCGCTGACCGAGCGGGCGGCCAAGATCGTGCACGAGGCGAAGAAGGCCGGTAGCGGCGACTTCGTCGAGCAGGTCGCCTGTGAGCTGCCACTGCAGGCGATCGCCGAGCTCATCGGCATTCCGCAGGAGGATCGAAAGAAGATCTTCGACTGGTCCAATCAGATGATCTCCTACGACGATCCGGAATTCGAGGGCGATCACCAGGCCGCCACCGCCGAGGTGATGGGCTACGCGTGGAATATGGCGGAGGACCGCCGCAAGTGTCCCGCCGAGGACATCGTCACCCAGTTGGTCAATGCGGATATCGACGGGGACGGCCTGGCCTCCGACGAATTCGCTTTTTTCGTCATCCTGCTCTCGGTGGCGGGCAACGAAACCACCCGCAATTCGATCACCCACGGCATGAAGGCGTTCGTGGACAACCCCGAACAGTGGGAGCTGTACAAGGAGCAGCGGCCGCGCACCGCGCCGGACGAGATCGTCCGCTGGGCCACTCCGGTGACCGCGTTCCAGCGCACCGCGACCCAGGACCTCGAGCTCGGCGGCCAGCAGATCAAGAAGGGTCAGCGGCTCGGATTGTTCTACAGCTCGGCCAATTTCGACGAAGACGCGTTCCAGGACCCATTCAGCTTCGACGTGCTGCGCAACCCCAACCCGCATGTCGGTTTCGGCGGCACCGGCACCCACTACTGCGTCGGCGCCAACCTGGCCAGGTTGCAGATCGATCTGATGTTCAACGCCATTGCCGACGCGATGCCGAACCTGCGTCAGGTCGCCGAGCCGGTGCGGCTGCGCTCGGGCTGGCTGAACGGGATCAAGCGGTGGGATGTCGAATACGCTTGA
- a CDS encoding TetR/AcrR family transcriptional regulator, whose protein sequence is MSNPRPRGRSPVVTDAEIRRVARTLLVDHGPDAVSLRAIARALGITAPALYRYYGSLDDLLERLRLDFCADLADELSAEIATLPDDGVVQFFAICKGFRRWALAHSREFTLVFASPGGGEARALRRFDEPFGRIFLAAAGRLLANYDIVTPPTDVIPPELREDLVHFQTELLAALSETGQKFPAEKLDLGVMYLMIQMWARLYGHVTLEVFGNYPIPLSNPEVLFDAMLAELGRTAGLIHG, encoded by the coding sequence ATGAGTAACCCCAGACCCCGGGGGCGCTCGCCGGTCGTGACCGACGCCGAGATCCGGCGGGTGGCCAGGACACTGCTGGTCGACCATGGACCCGATGCAGTGAGCCTGCGTGCGATCGCGCGTGCACTCGGCATCACCGCGCCCGCGCTGTACCGCTACTACGGATCGCTGGACGATCTGCTGGAACGGCTGCGCCTGGACTTCTGTGCCGATCTCGCCGACGAGTTGTCCGCCGAGATCGCGACGCTGCCGGACGACGGCGTCGTGCAGTTCTTCGCCATCTGCAAAGGATTCCGCCGCTGGGCGCTGGCCCACTCCAGGGAGTTCACCCTGGTGTTCGCCTCGCCCGGCGGTGGGGAGGCCCGCGCGCTGCGGCGGTTCGACGAGCCGTTCGGGCGGATCTTCCTCGCCGCGGCGGGACGGCTGCTGGCCAACTACGACATCGTGACGCCACCCACCGACGTCATCCCGCCGGAACTGCGCGAAGACCTGGTGCATTTCCAAACCGAGCTGCTGGCGGCGCTGTCGGAGACCGGCCAGAAGTTCCCGGCGGAAAAGCTCGACCTGGGCGTGATGTACCTGATGATCCAGATGTGGGCCCGCCTCTACGGCCACGTCACGCTCGAGGTCTTCGGCAACTACCCGATCCCGCTGTCGAATCCGGAAGTCTTGTTCGATGCGATGCTCGCCGAACTCGGGCGCACGGCGGGCCTGATCCACGGCTGA
- a CDS encoding TerD family protein gives MKLSKGANAAVPTSLLAVVVSWQSEHAVDAHALLLGASGTVRTDRDLVFYNAPRHVSQAVTLAQEPAPRTARLSVSLPRTEADVDRIVIAGSVDEGTFADITGLTLTIHDANGPMTEFEIANADPVTALMFGEFYRRDGQWRFRAIAQGWSTGLPGLVTEFGVSVDDPADRARTPRVVEPFGAPTPSRNLNARMALDGESPLDRSSASRTPTVPTAGDPHEPQTPTLRAAGEHPRTPMLRASSDSTLRPQQRDRLPHTAQTDLLDQSQGGAADTTDLSTVAETGSAAPHSTTRPHNTRPVDLARRLADPQPAPAPPPNPDLADWHPDPEHPARLRWWDGTEWTSATYQRSQPSNRHCARCGNLRRRKLFGGLAACQSCDSEIEEFLTHWHTQAWRVLTAHGPRGPEWAALWASLRYQRIEENAGRDALRDAALSYVERLVTFTFADGEVEQGELAAFEHAVTELGLAGPLIEDLRRRMHRGRTLSRLRGGDLPVMRIPGLHLDPEEKVHLDLPAVHVRQLARGPRLTEGRLIVSNKKLRFVGDGTGTELLWTRVVSVHTEQNAVVLAATSSRGGATFTVADPDYVAAALEGALRVAKRLILTPGQRDTRSIPQEVKAEVWQRDGGKCVECGDSHYLEFDHIIPLSRGGATSAMNLQILCRSCNRAKGARI, from the coding sequence ATGAAACTCAGCAAAGGCGCCAATGCAGCGGTACCGACATCCCTTCTTGCCGTGGTTGTTTCGTGGCAGTCGGAGCATGCGGTGGACGCGCATGCCCTTTTGCTCGGCGCATCGGGCACGGTCCGCACGGATCGGGATCTGGTGTTCTACAACGCCCCGCGGCATGTTTCCCAAGCGGTGACGCTCGCTCAAGAGCCAGCTCCGCGAACCGCCCGGCTGAGTGTTTCGCTGCCGCGCACCGAGGCGGACGTGGATCGGATCGTGATCGCCGGGTCGGTAGACGAGGGCACCTTCGCCGACATCACCGGCTTGACCCTGACCATCCACGACGCCAACGGGCCGATGACCGAATTCGAGATCGCGAATGCCGACCCGGTCACCGCGCTGATGTTCGGCGAGTTCTACCGCAGGGACGGACAGTGGCGGTTCCGCGCCATCGCCCAGGGCTGGTCCACCGGCCTGCCCGGGCTGGTCACCGAATTCGGGGTCAGCGTGGACGATCCGGCCGACCGCGCCCGGACGCCGCGCGTGGTCGAACCCTTCGGTGCGCCCACGCCTTCCCGAAACCTGAACGCTCGCATGGCTCTGGACGGCGAAAGCCCGCTCGACCGGTCCAGCGCCTCCCGCACGCCGACGGTGCCTACCGCAGGCGATCCGCACGAACCACAGACACCGACGCTCCGCGCAGCAGGCGAACACCCGCGCACACCGATGCTCCGCGCATCAAGCGACTCGACGCTCCGCCCTCAACAGCGTGACCGCCTACCGCACACGGCGCAGACGGACTTGCTCGACCAGAGCCAAGGAGGCGCGGCAGACACAACCGACCTCTCCACTGTCGCCGAAACAGGCTCAGCCGCACCACACTCCACAACCCGACCGCACAACACCCGCCCCGTCGATCTCGCCCGACGCCTGGCCGACCCGCAGCCCGCCCCCGCCCCGCCACCGAACCCCGATCTGGCCGACTGGCATCCGGACCCCGAACATCCGGCACGCCTGCGCTGGTGGGACGGCACCGAATGGACCAGCGCCACCTACCAGCGCAGCCAGCCGAGCAACCGGCATTGCGCACGCTGCGGAAACCTCCGGCGCCGCAAGCTGTTCGGCGGTCTCGCCGCCTGCCAGTCCTGCGATTCCGAGATCGAGGAATTCCTGACGCACTGGCACACCCAGGCCTGGCGGGTGCTCACCGCCCACGGGCCGCGCGGACCCGAGTGGGCGGCACTGTGGGCGTCGCTGCGCTATCAGCGAATCGAGGAGAACGCGGGCCGCGACGCGTTGCGCGATGCGGCACTCAGCTACGTGGAACGGCTGGTCACCTTCACCTTCGCCGACGGGGAGGTGGAGCAAGGCGAGTTGGCGGCGTTCGAGCACGCGGTCACCGAACTGGGGTTGGCCGGGCCGCTGATCGAGGACCTGCGTCGGCGAATGCATCGCGGCCGCACGCTGTCCCGGCTGCGGGGCGGCGATCTGCCGGTGATGCGGATACCGGGCCTGCACCTCGACCCGGAAGAGAAGGTGCACCTCGACCTGCCCGCGGTACACGTACGCCAACTGGCCCGCGGCCCGCGACTGACCGAGGGCAGACTGATCGTGAGCAATAAGAAGCTGCGCTTCGTCGGCGACGGCACCGGCACCGAATTGCTCTGGACCCGAGTGGTTTCCGTGCACACCGAACAGAACGCGGTGGTGCTCGCGGCGACTTCGTCCCGCGGCGGCGCCACCTTCACCGTGGCCGACCCGGACTACGTCGCCGCCGCGCTGGAGGGTGCGCTACGGGTCGCCAAACGTCTGATCCTCACCCCGGGTCAGCGTGACACCCGCAGCATCCCGCAGGAGGTGAAAGCCGAAGTGTGGCAACGCGACGGCGGCAAATGCGTCGAATGCGGCGACAGCCACTACCTCGAGTTCGACCACATCATCCCGCTCAGCCGCGGCGGCGCCACCAGCGCGATGAACCTGCAAATCCTGTGCCGCTCGTGCAATCGCGCGAAGGGCGCCCGCATCTGA